In Candidatus Eisenbacteria bacterium, the genomic stretch CTATTCGCGAAACCGAAGCCTCGCCGGACCGCGCGAGCGAGCCCGAGCCGTGGCCCGAACCGAGCCGCGCGAGCGAGCCTGAACCCCGGCCCGAACAGGAGCCGATCCGGATCGTGCCTGTCGGGGAAGACCCCGTGGACGAGCCGCGGCTCGAGCCGGCGATGCATGCCGGGCCGGTCTGCTCGTCTCCCGACGAGGGGCCGTTCGCGCCGGTGCGAGACAGCGTCTCGGTGGATGACGAGCTGCCGATTCGCGCGGAGCAGGACCCGCCTGCCCTGCAGTGGGAGGTCATCGAGGGACCGCTGCCCGTGGGTCCGGACTTCGGCACGACGGCGGAATCGGCCGCCGAACCCGAGCCTCGGGCGCATCGCACGGACGAATACGCGGCCGCGCCCACGACATTGCCGCAGCCCGAGCCCGAGCCGGTTCCCGAGCCAGCGCCAGAGCCCGCACGCTGGTCAGCTCCCGCTCGTCCGGTCGAGCCGGCCCGTTCGTCCACTCCCTCCACCCGACCCGGCGATGGACGCGAACCGGCGGCTGCCGAGCCAGCCCGGTCTCCCGCGCAGTTGCGTCACTCCCGGCAGCCGAACCCGGTGGACGATCCCTACGCCGACTACGAGGAGCGGCTCGAGCAGGAACCGCCCGAGAGCGCGCGCCACCGCCCGGCGGGCCGCCGGCTGCGCAAGCGCCACATCGTCGGCGCGGCCGTGGCGGTGACGGCGCTGCTGATGGCGCTGGCGGGCAGCGGCTACCTGCCCGCGGTGATTCGCGTGCCCCTGCCGCAACTGCCCAGGCCGCGCGTGCCGCGCATCGAGGTCGTGCGCGTGCCGCTGGCATCCACGCAGGAGCCGGCGCGCGATCCGCAGGACGAAACGCTGGCGAGCACGCCGGAGGGAACCCGCCCGGTCGTGCGCACAGCGCCCTCGCCCTCGGGCGAGCCGCGCGTGGTGCGGCCGAATCGCGCAGGGTCCGCGGCCATGAAATCGGAATCACCGGCAGCTTCCGCGCCGAAACCCGTGGCACCTCCCGTGCGCGAGTCGGTCGCGGAGTCGCGCCCGGCGCCGGTCCGCACGCCGGTTCCCACGCCCGTCACCGAGCGCCCGACTCCGCCGACTCCCGCCGCGAGCACTCCGGCGCCCGTCCGGGCCGCAAGCCCGACGCCCGTTCAGACCACGCCACCCGCGCCCGTTCAGGCCTCCCGCCCGGCGCCGGCCGAGGCCTCGCCGACTCGCGCCTCCGAGACGGAAGCCACAGACAGCGCCTCGTGGCCGCTGCTGTGCGGCATCGTGCTCGACGAGACCGGCGCTCCGGTCGCGGGCGCGCGCGTGACGCTCGCCGACCTGGACCTGGGCGCACGCACCGACCGTCGGGGCCGCTTCTGCGTGGCCGCGCCTCCCGGGGATCGCACCCTGTCGGTGGTGGCGACCGGCTTCGTGACGAGCCGCAGGGTCGTGAGCCTGGGGACGGAAAACCTCGAGGTCTCGATCCCCCTGACCCCCGCGCCCTGAGCCCGGCGGGGTCGCCGGACGGCCCGCGTCTCCCTTGCGCGGCCGACGAGCGCTCCTCCCGCGCCCGCAGGACTTCGCCGCCGGGCCGGCCTGCCGCGCCGCCCCGGCGCAGTTCGGGCTAATGCACCCGCCGCAGCGGGGCCGATATCCAGAGGAGAGCCGGCAGGCTCGCGCCCGCCCTGCGGCGGGCGCCGTCCTTTCCGTGCCAGTGGGCTTCCCCGAACCACCTCGACCCGTCGTGGGCGTGGAGCGCGTCATTCCGTGAGCGAGTTGGACGACAAGATCGTCAACGAGTTCCTCGTGGACAGCTACGAGGGCCTGGACCGGCTGGACCGCGACCTGGTCGAGATCGAGTCGTCCACCGGTTCCTCGGCCGCGGTCGTGCGCGCGTTTCGGACCCTGCACACGATCAAGGGCACCTGCTCGTTCTTCGGCTTCCGCCGGCTCGAGCGCGTCGCGCACGCGGGCGAGAACCTGCTCGCGCGCGTGCGCGCGGGCGAGCTCGCGCCCAGCCCGGCGATCACGCGGGTGTTGCTCGCGGTCGTGGACACCGTGCGCTCGATCCTCTCGAGCATCGAGTCCACCCGCGCCGAAGCGCCCGGCGACGACGGTCCCGTGCTCGCGCAGATCGCCGAGCTGACGGGAGCGCAGGACGCCGCCGCTTCGCGCGGCCCCGCCGGCGCGGGCGCGAAGGGCGCGACGCCCGCGGGCGGCCGGCCGGTCGCGACCGAACCGCAGGTGGCACGCGTTCCGGCGGCCGCCGAACCCGCCGACGACGGCACGCTGCAACGCGCGAACGTGCGCGTGGACGTGCGCGTGCTCGACGGCCTCGTCAACCTGGTCGGCGAACTCGTGCTGGCCCGCAACCAGCTCGTGCAGCACATCGCGCGGCAGGACTGGACCGCGCTGCAGACGAGCGCGCAGCGGCTCAATCACGTCACCTCGCGCCTGCAGGAGGAAGCCCTGCGCACGCGCATGCAGCCGATCTCGGCGCTGTGGACGAGGCTGCCGCGCCTCGTTCACGACGTCGCCGAGGCGTGCGGCAAGCAGGTGGCGCTGAGCATGGAGGGCACCGACACCGAGCTCGACAAGACGCTGGTCGAGGCGCTCAAGGATCCGCTCGTCCACCTCGTGCGCAACGCCGTGGATCACGGCATCGAATCGCCCGAGGCCCGGCTCGCCGCCGGCAAGCCGGCCGAGGGACGGCTGCGGATGCGCGCCTGGCACGAGGCCGGACAGGTGCACCTCGAGATCCAGGACGACGGCGCGGGACTGCCGCTGGCCCGCATCCGCGAGCGGGCGCTCGAGCGCGGATTCGTCCGGCAGGCGGACGCCGATCACATGAGCGAGCGGGACTGGATCTCGCTGGTCTTCCGCCCCGGATTCTCGACCGCCACGCGCGTGACGAGCGTCTCGGGCCGCGGCGTCGGCATGGACGTCGTCAAGACCAACCTCGAGCGCATCGGCGGCTCCATCGAGCTGGCTTCCCAGGCGGGCGCGGGCACGCGCGTGCGCCTGCGCATTCCGCTCACGCTCGCGATCCTACCGGCGTTGCTCGTCGAACACGCCGGCGAACGCTACGCGCTGCCGCAGATGCACCTGGTCGAGCTGGTCCGCGTCTCGGCACGGAACCTCGGCGCGCGCATCGAGTGGCTGCACGACTCGCCGGTCTACCGCCTGCGCGGCCGGCTGCTGCCGCTGGTGTTCCTCTCGCAGGTCCTGCGCGGCGCCGACCCGCGCCGGTCCCCCGGCCGCGGTCTGGTCGTGCTGCGCGCCGAGGGCCGCACCTTCGGGCTGGTCGTGGACGCGGTGCACGACACCGAGGAGATCGTCGTCAAGCCGCTTTCCGAGCGGCTGCGCTCGGCGGACCTGTTCGCCGGAGCGACGTTGCTCGGCGACGGCCGCGTCGCGCTCATCCTCGACGTGCCGACGCTCGCGCGGGTCGCCGGCGTCAGCGGCGGCGAGGAAGGCTTCGCCGTCGCCGCGCCCGCGGTCGCCGGTCGCGGCCTGCTGCTCGTGGACCTGTGCGGCGGCGGCCGGGCCGCGGTGCCGCTCGAACACATCGGCCGCATTGACGAGCTGCACGCCGCCGAGTTCGAGCACCGCCCGGGAGGCTCCGCCGCCCGCTGGCGGGGCGAGGTGCTGCCTGTGGCGCCACTCTCGCCCGCGGGCGAAACGCGCGCGGTGCCGGTCGCGGCGGACCGCCTCTATCCGGTCCTCGTCGGGCGCGCGGACGGCCGCTCGTTCGGCTGGGTCGTGGACGCGATCGCCGACGTCGTGACGGTCGAGGCGTCTCCGGCCGTGGGCGGGCGACTGCTGCTCGCCGACCGCATCACCGACCTCGTCGAGCTCGCACCCGAGTTCACGGCGCGCTTCGCGGAGCCTTCGGTCGCCTCGCGGGAGGCCGCATGAGCGCGACTCCCGCGGCCGTCTCGGGCTGGTGCACGTTCCGCGTCGCCGGCCGCCTGTGCGGCCTCGACGTCACGCGCGTTCAGGAGGTCCTGCGCCCGCAGCCGGTGACGCCGCTGCCGCTCGCGCCGCCGGCGGTGCGGGGGCTGCTCAACCTGCGCGGCCGGATCGTGCCCGCGGTGGACCTGCGCGCGGTGCTGGGGTTGCCCGCGCCGGAAGCCGCGGCCCCGGCGGGGCACCTCGTCGTCTTCGACGGCGACTCGCCGGTCAGCCTGCTCGTGGACGCGATCGGCGACGTGCGTCGTTCCGGCGACTGCGCGCTCGTGCCCGTGCCCCACACGCTCGAAGGCCCCGCCCGCGACCTCATCGCCGGCGCGGTGCCCCTGCCCGACGACCTGCTGCTCGCGCTCGACCTCGACCGAATCCTCGAACGCGCCTTCGCCGGAGCGGGCGCGGACCCCACCACCGGCCGCCCCCCGCGGCCCGCCGGAGGAACCCGATGAACTGGACCGTTCGCCGAAGGCTCACAGCCCTCAGCCTGCTGAGCACCTTCCTGATCCTCGCCGGGGGTGGCGTCTGCTGGATCGCGCTCGATCAGTCGAGCCGCACAGCGCGCGACCTGGGCGGCGTGGCGCGGGCGCTGCGCTTCCACCTCGAGGTCGTGCACGCGCAGGCGGAGCTGGCGGGCGACGTCCACCGCGGCCTGCTGGCCACGAACGACGAGGAACTCGACCGCGTCCGGCAGGACTTTTCGGCGCACGTCGCCGAGTACGACCGCCATCGCGGCGAACGTGACGCCTGCGCCCTGGACGGCGCGACGAAGGCGGCGATCGAGGACGGCCGTGCGAGTGCGATCGACTACAACCGCCGGGCCGCCTCGATCCTGGCCGCGGCGGGCAGGGGCGACCGCACCCGTGCGCTCGCGTCGCTGACCGCGTTCGAGGCGAGCGCCCGCGAGCTCGAGGAGAAGAACACCGCCATCACCGGCCGGCTCTACGACCACGCGATCGCGGGCGAGAGCCGCAGCGGCGAGATCGCACGGCGCGCCGCCGTGCTGGCGCTGCTGCTGCCGCTGCTCATCGCCATCGCCCTGTGGCTCGCCGCCCGTGCCATCCGGCGCAGCATCATCGAGCCGGTGGACCACGCCGTGAACGTGCTCGACGCGCTGTCGAGCGGCGACCTGGGCGCGCGCGCCGACCTGCGCACCGACGACGAGCTGGGCCGCATGGGCCGCGCGATTGATCGCGCCGCCGCGAGCCTCGGCACCACCATCTCGAACATCGCCCGCAACGCCACCTCGGTGGGCAACGCCTCCGAGGAGCTGGCGAGCGTCAGCCAGCAGCTGTTCAACAACGCGCACGAGACCTCGACCCAGTCGAGCGTCGTCTCGAGCGCCTCCGAGGAGGTGCACGCCAACGTCCGCCTGGTCGCCGCCTCGGCGCAGGAGGTCGGAGCCAGCATCCGCGAGGTCGCGCACAACGCCCAGGAGGCGGCCGGCGTCGCCCGCACCGCCGTCGCGGTCGCCGAGCGCGCGAACACCACCGTGCAGCAGCTCGGCGACAGCACGCAGCAGATCGAGGACGTCCTCGAGGTGATCACCTCGATCGCCGAGCAGACCAACATCCTCGCGCTCAACGCCGAGATCGAGGCGGCGCGCGCCGGCGAGGCCGGCAAGGGCTTCGCGGTCGTCGCCAACGAGGTCAAGGAGCTGGCGCGCGAGACCGCCCGCGCCACCGAGGACATCAACCGGCGCATTGACGCGATCCGCGACAACAGCCGCGAGGCCGTCGCCACGATCGGCGAGATCGTCGCGATCATCGAGCGCATCAACGCCACCCAGACCACGATCGCCTCGGCGGTCGAGCAGCAGAGCGCCGCGACCGCCGAGATCACCCGCAGCATGGGTGAGGCGGCCCGAGGCACGGCCGAGATCGCCGAGACGATCGGCGCCGTGGCGCGCTCGACCGAGAGCACCAGCGCGGGCGCGCGCGAGACCCAGCGCGCCGCGAACGAGCTGGCGATGATGGCGGCCGAGCTGCAGCGCATGGTCGTCCAGTTCCGCGGTCACGCGGGCGCGCCGCGCGCGGCCGCCGCGCCGGCCGGCGACGTGGTCCCTCTGCGGAGAGCCGCATGAAGTCCCGGCTGACGAACCTGCCGCTGCACCGCCACCTCGCGATCCTGTCGCTCGCGCCGGCCGCGAGCGTCGCGGTCTTCGCCGTGGTGTTCCTGCTGCGTGCGGGATACGAGGCGGCGGCCCTCGGGGTCTTCGCCGCGCTGTGCGCGCCCGTGCTCGCCGTGGCCGCCGTGTACGGGCGCGGCCTGATCCGGGTCGTGTACGCGGACGTGCGCGCGCTCACCCACATGGCCTCGGCCATGGCCGACGGGCGGCTCGACGTCCGCGTTCCCGTCGAGGGCCACGGCGAGGTCACCAACCTGTGCCTCGCGATGAACCGCCTGAACGACGCGCTCGTCTCGGTGACCGGCCAGCTCCAACGCCAGTCGCAGGCGCTCGCGCGCGCCTCCGAGGAGATGAGCATCGTCAGCTTCGAGATGAGCACCAACGCCGAGAACACCTCCGGCGGCGTCGCGGGGCTGTCCTCGAGCGCGCAGGAGGTCAGCCAGAGCGTCGGCGCCGTCGCCGTCGCCGTCGAGCAGATGGGCGGCAGCATCCTCGAGATCTCGAAGAACACCACCGAGGCGGCCCGCATCGCCGCCGCCGCCGCCGCCGAAGCCCATTCGGCGAGCGGAACGGTCACGCGCCTCGGCGCGAGCAGCGACACGATCACGGGCGTCGTTCAGACGATCGCCTCGATCGCGCGGCAGACGAACCTGCTGGCGCTCAACGCGACCATCGAGGCGGCGCGCGCCGGCGAGGCCGGCAAGGGCTTCGCGGTCGTCGCCCACGAGGTCAAGGAACTGGCCCGCAGCACGTCGGCGGCCACCGAGAACGTCGCCCGCACGATCGAGAGCGTGCGCGCCGACACGCACGACGCCGTCGAGGCGATCGAGCGCATCCGCGACACCATCGTCCAGATCAAGCAGATCTCCAGCTCGATCGCGAGCGCCGTGGACGAGCAGCTCGCCACGACGAGCGAGATCGGGCGCAGCCTCGGCCTGGCCGCGAGCGGCGCGATCGAGATGAGCGACGGCACCGGGCAGGTCGCCGAAGCCGCGCAGCAGTCGGCCGCCGGCTCGTCGCGCACGCAGAGCGCCGCCGGCGAACTCGCGCGGCTCGCCACGCACATGCGCCGCCTCACCGATCGCTTCCGGCTCGATTCCACCGCCACCGCCAGCGCCGAGCCCGGCGCGGGCGCCCCGCACGCACCCGAGGATCAGGAACTCCGCCGGGCCGCGTGACGCCCGGCACATCCTTATAAGGAGGAGCAGATGAAGGCACTGGTCGTTGACGATTCACGCGCCATGCGCAGCATCATCGGAAAGTACCTTCGCGAACTGGGCTTCGAGGTGTTCGACGCCGCGAGCGGCCTGCAGGCGCTGGTGGACATCCGCAAGATCGACGGGCTCTCGCTCGTTCTGGTGGACTGGAACATGCCCGAAATGGACGGCTGCGAGTTCCTGCAGAAGGTCCGCAACGAGCCGCAGTTCCAGGACGTGCCGATCATGATGGTCACGACCGAGAGCGAGATGGAGCAGGTGGCCGTCGCGCTCGAGGCCGGGGCGAACGAGTACCTGATGAAGCCGTTCGACAAGCAGGGCCTGCTCGAGAAGCTGCTTCTGCTCGGCGTGGACCCGGGCGAGCAGGCGGCGTGACGGAGCGCGCGAGGACCGCATGAAACGCATCCGCGTCCTGGTGATCGACGACAGCGTCACCGTCCGCCAGCTGCTGGTGGACGCCCTGTCGGCCGATCCGGAGGTTCACGTCGTCGGCACGGCGCCCAACGGCGCGCTCGGCGTGACGCTTCTGCCGCGGCTCGTGCCGGACGTCGTCGTGCTCGACGTGGACATGCCGGTCATGGACGGGCTCGCGTTCCTGCAGCGCGTGCGCCCGGCGTGGCCGAAGCTGCCGATCATCGTGTTCAGCACGCACACGACCCACGGCGCCGAGACCACGCTTCAGGCGATGTGGTTCGGCGCGACCGACTACGTCGCCAAGCCCAGCGCCTCCGACTTCGAGTCCGCCGTTCAGCAGGCGCGCCGCGACCTGCTGCCGCGGATCAAGGCCTTCGCGCGCCGCGACGCGGCCGCCGCCGGCCCCGCGCCCCCGCGTGCGGGCGCCCTCGCCGCGTCCGCCGGCCCCCCCGCCTCGCCGGGTCCCGCGCCGCGCCCGACCGTCGTGGCGATCGGCGCGTCCACCGGCGGCCCGCGCGCGCTGGCCGAGTTGCTCGGGGCGCTGCCCGCCGACTTTCCCCTGCCGGTGCTGATCGTCCAGCACATGCCGCCGCTTTTCACCCGCCACCTCGCCGACGGACTGTCGGCGCAGTGCGAGCTGCCGGTGCTCGAGGCCGGGCACGGCGCGACGCTCGAACCCGGAACCATCTGGGTCGCTCCCGGAGATCACCACCTGACGGTCGGACGCGACGGTCCGCAGCTGCGGCTGTGGCTCGACCAGGGACCGCCGGAGAACGCGTGTCGCCCGTCGGTGAACCCGCTCTTCCGCTCCGTCGCCGACGTCTTCGGCCACGGCGCGCTCGGCGTCGTGCTGACCGGCATGGGCCAGGACGGGCTCGACGGCGCGAGCCGCATCCGCGCCGCGCGCGGCCAGGTGATCGTGCAGGACGAGCCGAGCAGCGTCGTCTGGGGCATGCCCGGCGCGATCGCCCGTGCCGGGCTCGCCGACAAGGTGCTGCCGCTCGCTTCCATCGCGCCCGAGATTCTCGTCCGTGCCCATCGCTCCGGAGGCCGACGTGCAGCCTGACCCGAAGCCCGGTATCGGCGGCGCGCGACCGGCGCTCTCGCCGCAGGATCACGACATGCTGCGCACGCTGCTCTTCCAGCGCACCGGCATCCGTCTCGAGGAGGGCAAGGAGTACTTCGTCGAGATGCGCCTGTGCTCGCTCGCGACCGACGAGGGCTTCGGCTCGCCCACCGACGTGCTCGAGGTCCTGCGAACCGAGGAGAGCTGGGGCGTGCTTCACCGCCGCGTGGCGGAATGCCTCGCCATCGCCGAGACGTCGTGGTTCCGCGACGTGCACCCGTTCGACGAGCTGCGCCGCAGCGTGCTGCCGCAGCTCATCCAGCGGCGCACGACCACGCGCGAACTGCGCCTGTGGAGCGCCGCCTGCGCGAGCGGGCAGGAGCCGTACAGCGTCGCGATGCTGCTGCGCGAGCACTTTCCGCAGCTCGTCTCGTGGCACGTGCACCTGCTGGCCACCGACTTCTCGACCAGCGTGCTGCGGCGCGCCCGCGAGGCGGTGTACAGCCAGATCGAGGTCAACCGCGGACTCCCCGCGCCGATGCTGGTGAAGTGGTTCCGCAAGGACGGGCTCGACTGGCGGCTGCGCGACGACGCGCGCAACGCGGTCGAGTTCCGCGAGCTGAACCTGACCGCGCCGTGGCCGGCGATGCCGCCGCAGGACATCGTGCTGCTCCGCAACGTGCTGCTCTACTTCGACGCCGCGACGCGCCGCACCGTGCTGCGCAACGTGCACCGCGTGCTCGCCCCCGACGGCCTGCTGTTCCTGGGCGGGGGCGAGACCACGCTCACCATGGACGACTCGTTCGAACCGGTTTCGTTCGGCCGCACCGTGGCCTTCCGGCCGCGGCCGGGCGTCCGCTGAAGGGAGTGAGGTGAAGCCGATGGGCCGTGACACGATCCCGATGCAGGAGTGGTTGAAGACCTTCGAGGCCGCCGCGGCCGAGTTCGCCACCGGTTCCATGCGCTTCGACGCGAAGACCGATCTCGCCACCGCCGAGACCGCGCGTCCCGGCGCGTACATCGCCATCCTCTCGGAGCGCAACTCCATCCATCTCGGGCTCTCGACGACCAGCGCCGGGCTGCACGCGCTCGCCCGCGGCCTGCTCGGGCTGCGCGCGAGCGAGGACCTGACCGACAAGGAAGTCGCCGACGGTGTCTCGGAGGTGATGAACATCGTCGCCGGCAAGGTGAAGTCGCAGATGGCGGGCCGCGACGGCCAGCTCCGGCTCGGGCTGCCGATGTACCTGCCGAGTCCCATCAGCGCCGGGCCCGGCATGGAAGTGCTCGGCGCCGAAGTCCGGCTCGGGCCGGTGCCCTGCCGGCTCAGCGTCTATCGCCGCACGCTCCAGCAGCGCAAGGCGGCGTAGGGCGCCGGCGGCCGCAGGTCCATCGCGGCCGCCGCGCCCATGATGTGGCGCCCATGCCGTC encodes the following:
- a CDS encoding methyl-accepting chemotaxis protein — protein: MKSRLTNLPLHRHLAILSLAPAASVAVFAVVFLLRAGYEAAALGVFAALCAPVLAVAAVYGRGLIRVVYADVRALTHMASAMADGRLDVRVPVEGHGEVTNLCLAMNRLNDALVSVTGQLQRQSQALARASEEMSIVSFEMSTNAENTSGGVAGLSSSAQEVSQSVGAVAVAVEQMGGSILEISKNTTEAARIAAAAAAEAHSASGTVTRLGASSDTITGVVQTIASIARQTNLLALNATIEAARAGEAGKGFAVVAHEVKELARSTSAATENVARTIESVRADTHDAVEAIERIRDTIVQIKQISSSIASAVDEQLATTSEIGRSLGLAASGAIEMSDGTGQVAEAAQQSAAGSSRTQSAAGELARLATHMRRLTDRFRLDSTATASAEPGAGAPHAPEDQELRRAA
- a CDS encoding protein-glutamate O-methyltransferase CheR, encoding MLRTLLFQRTGIRLEEGKEYFVEMRLCSLATDEGFGSPTDVLEVLRTEESWGVLHRRVAECLAIAETSWFRDVHPFDELRRSVLPQLIQRRTTTRELRLWSAACASGQEPYSVAMLLREHFPQLVSWHVHLLATDFSTSVLRRAREAVYSQIEVNRGLPAPMLVKWFRKDGLDWRLRDDARNAVEFRELNLTAPWPAMPPQDIVLLRNVLLYFDAATRRTVLRNVHRVLAPDGLLFLGGGETTLTMDDSFEPVSFGRTVAFRPRPGVR
- a CDS encoding methyl-accepting chemotaxis protein, whose product is MNWTVRRRLTALSLLSTFLILAGGGVCWIALDQSSRTARDLGGVARALRFHLEVVHAQAELAGDVHRGLLATNDEELDRVRQDFSAHVAEYDRHRGERDACALDGATKAAIEDGRASAIDYNRRAASILAAAGRGDRTRALASLTAFEASARELEEKNTAITGRLYDHAIAGESRSGEIARRAAVLALLLPLLIAIALWLAARAIRRSIIEPVDHAVNVLDALSSGDLGARADLRTDDELGRMGRAIDRAAASLGTTISNIARNATSVGNASEELASVSQQLFNNAHETSTQSSVVSSASEEVHANVRLVAASAQEVGASIREVAHNAQEAAGVARTAVAVAERANTTVQQLGDSTQQIEDVLEVITSIAEQTNILALNAEIEAARAGEAGKGFAVVANEVKELARETARATEDINRRIDAIRDNSREAVATIGEIVAIIERINATQTTIASAVEQQSAATAEITRSMGEAARGTAEIAETIGAVARSTESTSAGARETQRAANELAMMAAELQRMVVQFRGHAGAPRAAAAPAGDVVPLRRAA
- a CDS encoding chemotaxis protein CheA, translating into MSELDDKIVNEFLVDSYEGLDRLDRDLVEIESSTGSSAAVVRAFRTLHTIKGTCSFFGFRRLERVAHAGENLLARVRAGELAPSPAITRVLLAVVDTVRSILSSIESTRAEAPGDDGPVLAQIAELTGAQDAAASRGPAGAGAKGATPAGGRPVATEPQVARVPAAAEPADDGTLQRANVRVDVRVLDGLVNLVGELVLARNQLVQHIARQDWTALQTSAQRLNHVTSRLQEEALRTRMQPISALWTRLPRLVHDVAEACGKQVALSMEGTDTELDKTLVEALKDPLVHLVRNAVDHGIESPEARLAAGKPAEGRLRMRAWHEAGQVHLEIQDDGAGLPLARIRERALERGFVRQADADHMSERDWISLVFRPGFSTATRVTSVSGRGVGMDVVKTNLERIGGSIELASQAGAGTRVRLRIPLTLAILPALLVEHAGERYALPQMHLVELVRVSARNLGARIEWLHDSPVYRLRGRLLPLVFLSQVLRGADPRRSPGRGLVVLRAEGRTFGLVVDAVHDTEEIVVKPLSERLRSADLFAGATLLGDGRVALILDVPTLARVAGVSGGEEGFAVAAPAVAGRGLLLVDLCGGGRAAVPLEHIGRIDELHAAEFEHRPGGSAARWRGEVLPVAPLSPAGETRAVPVAADRLYPVLVGRADGRSFGWVVDAIADVVTVEASPAVGGRLLLADRITDLVELAPEFTARFAEPSVASREAA
- the cheB gene encoding chemotaxis-specific protein-glutamate methyltransferase CheB, which codes for MKRIRVLVIDDSVTVRQLLVDALSADPEVHVVGTAPNGALGVTLLPRLVPDVVVLDVDMPVMDGLAFLQRVRPAWPKLPIIVFSTHTTHGAETTLQAMWFGATDYVAKPSASDFESAVQQARRDLLPRIKAFARRDAAAAGPAPPRAGALAASAGPPASPGPAPRPTVVAIGASTGGPRALAELLGALPADFPLPVLIVQHMPPLFTRHLADGLSAQCELPVLEAGHGATLEPGTIWVAPGDHHLTVGRDGPQLRLWLDQGPPENACRPSVNPLFRSVADVFGHGALGVVLTGMGQDGLDGASRIRAARGQVIVQDEPSSVVWGMPGAIARAGLADKVLPLASIAPEILVRAHRSGGRRAA
- a CDS encoding chemotaxis protein CheX: MGRDTIPMQEWLKTFEAAAAEFATGSMRFDAKTDLATAETARPGAYIAILSERNSIHLGLSTTSAGLHALARGLLGLRASEDLTDKEVADGVSEVMNIVAGKVKSQMAGRDGQLRLGLPMYLPSPISAGPGMEVLGAEVRLGPVPCRLSVYRRTLQQRKAA
- a CDS encoding purine-binding chemotaxis protein CheW, with translation MSATPAAVSGWCTFRVAGRLCGLDVTRVQEVLRPQPVTPLPLAPPAVRGLLNLRGRIVPAVDLRAVLGLPAPEAAAPAGHLVVFDGDSPVSLLVDAIGDVRRSGDCALVPVPHTLEGPARDLIAGAVPLPDDLLLALDLDRILERAFAGAGADPTTGRPPRPAGGTR
- a CDS encoding response regulator, whose protein sequence is MKALVVDDSRAMRSIIGKYLRELGFEVFDAASGLQALVDIRKIDGLSLVLVDWNMPEMDGCEFLQKVRNEPQFQDVPIMMVTTESEMEQVAVALEAGANEYLMKPFDKQGLLEKLLLLGVDPGEQAA
- a CDS encoding carboxypeptidase regulatory-like domain-containing protein; this translates as MRHLTVQQISGSLDGALSGVSLELVVRHLSSCHECRERHARLTKQDDALRRLLACEFSDVFFDDMLARLGAVLEAESRGQMPPEHALPPELPPLGPDKPPSREMARPSAAMRNPALPSEEEQKRRAAEELKAAEAAAMNSLEELMREMREARGVASAKPESAPESGPPDAASSPASILQLPPEILASLRDAAAAMPEVPPARKAGPVRASEPEPRPEPVRASEPVPRPEPIRETEASPDRASEPEPWPEPSRASEPEPRPEQEPIRIVPVGEDPVDEPRLEPAMHAGPVCSSPDEGPFAPVRDSVSVDDELPIRAEQDPPALQWEVIEGPLPVGPDFGTTAESAAEPEPRAHRTDEYAAAPTTLPQPEPEPVPEPAPEPARWSAPARPVEPARSSTPSTRPGDGREPAAAEPARSPAQLRHSRQPNPVDDPYADYEERLEQEPPESARHRPAGRRLRKRHIVGAAVAVTALLMALAGSGYLPAVIRVPLPQLPRPRVPRIEVVRVPLASTQEPARDPQDETLASTPEGTRPVVRTAPSPSGEPRVVRPNRAGSAAMKSESPAASAPKPVAPPVRESVAESRPAPVRTPVPTPVTERPTPPTPAASTPAPVRAASPTPVQTTPPAPVQASRPAPAEASPTRASETEATDSASWPLLCGIVLDETGAPVAGARVTLADLDLGARTDRRGRFCVAAPPGDRTLSVVATGFVTSRRVVSLGTENLEVSIPLTPAP